The genomic region CGGAATCCTGCTCCTGTCCCTCCTGATCGTCTTCACGTCCTTCTACCGCCGCTGGCTGAACCGCAACGAGCAGCAGCTCGCGATCTGAGGCAGGAGTCCGAAATGAGTACGACCACCGCCGAGACCTCCGCCGCGGACACCGGGCGGCGACCCGTCGGCGCACCCCGCAAGGTCCGCCGCCGCGACGAGCGCAGCCGGGCGGCCTCCCTCGTCTCGCACGCCGTCCTGATCGGCGCGAGCCTGACCGCGCTCTTCCCGATCGCCTGGCTGGTCTTCCTGTCCCTCGGCCCGGACAAGGACGACTACCTCCACCCCGGGCGCATCTGGGGCAAGATGGCGCTCGACAACTACGCGTTCGTCCTCCAGGACACCAATTTCTTCCACTGGCTGAAGAGCACGCTGATCGTGGGGCTCGGCACGACGCTGATCGGCGTCGTCGTCGCCGCGTCCACCGGGTACGCGGTCTCCCGCATGCGGTTCCCCGGCTACCGGAAGCTGATGTGGGTGCTGCTCGTCACCCAGATGTTCCCGATCGCGGTACTGATCGTGCCGATGTACCAGATCCTCTCGGATCTGCAGCTCATCGACAGCTACCTTGGTCTCATCCTTGTCAACTGCACCACGATCGTTCCGTACTGCGCCTGGCTGATGAAGGGCTACTTCGACACCATCCCGTTCGAGATCGACGAGGCCGGCCGCGTCGACGGGCTGACCCCCTTCGGCACGTTCGCGCGGCTGATCCTGCCGCTGGCCAAGCCGGGCCTCGCGGTCGCGGCGTTCTACAGCTTCCTCACGGCCTTCGGTGAGGTGGCGTTCGCTTCGACGTTCCTGCTGAGCGACGACAAGTACACGTTCGCCGTCGGTCTCCAGACGTTCGTGAGCGAGCACGACGCGCAGCGGAACCTGATGGCCGCGACCGCGGTTCTGATCGCCATACCGGCCGCCGCGTTCTTCTACCTCGTGCAGAAGAACCTGGTGACCGGGCTCACCGCAGGCGGCACGAAGGGGTGACCCAGCGCCCCTCGGGGCACTGCCGAACCGCACTTCACAAGCCCGAGGCGGCCGCGGCGCCCATCCGACCCCGCTGTGCCGCGGCCGCCTCGTCACCCACCCCGACGCCT from Streptomyces chartreusis NRRL 3882 harbors:
- a CDS encoding sugar ABC transporter permease, which codes for MSTTTAETSAADTGRRPVGAPRKVRRRDERSRAASLVSHAVLIGASLTALFPIAWLVFLSLGPDKDDYLHPGRIWGKMALDNYAFVLQDTNFFHWLKSTLIVGLGTTLIGVVVAASTGYAVSRMRFPGYRKLMWVLLVTQMFPIAVLIVPMYQILSDLQLIDSYLGLILVNCTTIVPYCAWLMKGYFDTIPFEIDEAGRVDGLTPFGTFARLILPLAKPGLAVAAFYSFLTAFGEVAFASTFLLSDDKYTFAVGLQTFVSEHDAQRNLMAATAVLIAIPAAAFFYLVQKNLVTGLTAGGTKG